Proteins co-encoded in one Novosphingobium sp. PP1Y genomic window:
- a CDS encoding type 1 glutamine amidotransferase domain-containing protein, whose product MTKKVLIVATNGFEQSELFKPREALESAGIETTVASPESGQIKGWNHTDWGESVDVDIDIEDVLASQFDAIVLPGGQMNPDNLRMNRTVVDLVRTFVDGGKPVAAICHGPWLLAEADCLAGRTVTSWPSIRTDLSNAGATVVDKEVVVDGNLITSRKPDDIPAFANAVIEAVNAMAEAA is encoded by the coding sequence ATGACCAAGAAGGTCCTCATCGTCGCGACCAACGGTTTCGAACAGTCGGAACTTTTCAAGCCGCGCGAAGCCCTGGAATCGGCCGGCATCGAGACGACTGTCGCCAGTCCGGAATCCGGACAGATCAAAGGCTGGAACCACACCGACTGGGGCGAGAGCGTGGATGTCGACATCGATATCGAAGACGTGCTCGCCAGCCAGTTCGACGCAATCGTCCTGCCCGGCGGCCAGATGAACCCCGACAATCTGCGCATGAACCGCACGGTCGTCGATCTCGTGCGTACGTTCGTGGATGGCGGCAAGCCGGTAGCGGCGATCTGCCATGGCCCCTGGCTTCTGGCCGAAGCGGACTGCCTGGCCGGCCGCACCGTCACCAGCTGGCCCTCGATCCGCACCGACCTGTCGAATGCCGGGGCAACGGTTGTCGACAAGGAAGTGGTAGTCGACGGCAATCTCATCACCAGTCGCAAGCCGGACGATATTCCGGCCTTCGCGAATGCGGTGATCGAAGCGGTGAACGCCATGGCCGAAGCAGCCTGA
- the parC gene encoding DNA topoisomerase IV subunit A, producing the protein MVTMTEDESDPFDAIVDAPFDAALSERYLVYALSTITARSLPDLRDGLKPVHRRLLWAMRQLKLDPASAYKKSARVVGDVIGKYHPHGDASVYDAMVRLAQDFSLRYPLVEGQGNFGNIDGDNAAAYRYTEARLTRTAIQLMSGLDEGTVDFVPTYNGEESEPEIFPGLFPNLLANGATGIAVGMATSIPSHNVAEIIDATLLLIDNPHAEHDQLMEVFHGPDFATGGLVVDSPAAISHAYETGKGAFRMRGRFSTGKDEDDNWEDTGIEKLGSGQWQLVISEIPYMLAKGKLIEQVAQLIADKKLPILEDIRDESDEQIRIVFVPKSRNVDPELLKESLYRLTDLESKFSLNLNVLDSHRTPGVMGLKLLLQEWVYSQIDILLRRTRHRLDKIASRLELVEGYIIAYLNLDRIIEIIRTEDEPKPLMMAEFNLTDRQAEAILNMRLRSLRKLEEMELRQERDDLLKEQEDLQKLLDSPARQRTRLKRDLTTLRKDYAETTVLGRRRTTIAQARPTVEFSMDAMIEKEPVTVILSQRGWIRAAKGHVALDGDFKFKEGDGPAFAFHAQTTDKILIGVDNGRFYTLGADKLPGARGFGEPIRTMVDIDADAHIIAAFTHRPKAQLLLASTIGRGFAAESDEILAETRKGRAVMTTKPGVKLAVVREIPPEHDHVAVVGENRKLVIFSLEELPVLAKGQGVTLQRYRDGGMSDVTTLRLEDGLSWTMGGDTGRTRTEKEMVMWKVARGAAGRLPPNGFPRDNKFQ; encoded by the coding sequence ATGGTGACTATGACAGAAGACGAATCCGATCCCTTCGACGCCATCGTCGATGCGCCTTTCGACGCCGCTCTGTCCGAGCGTTATCTCGTCTACGCCCTGTCCACGATTACAGCGCGTTCGCTGCCGGATCTCAGGGACGGTCTCAAGCCGGTCCATCGCCGCCTGCTCTGGGCAATGCGCCAGCTCAAGCTCGATCCGGCGAGTGCCTACAAGAAGTCGGCCCGCGTCGTCGGCGATGTCATCGGTAAATACCATCCCCATGGCGATGCCTCGGTCTATGACGCCATGGTCCGCCTCGCGCAGGACTTTTCGCTGCGCTACCCACTGGTCGAGGGGCAGGGCAACTTCGGCAATATCGACGGCGATAACGCGGCGGCCTATCGCTACACCGAAGCGCGCCTGACGCGCACTGCGATCCAGCTCATGTCGGGGCTGGACGAGGGCACGGTCGATTTCGTTCCCACCTATAACGGTGAAGAGAGCGAGCCGGAGATCTTCCCCGGCCTGTTCCCGAACCTGCTGGCCAACGGTGCCACCGGTATCGCGGTGGGCATGGCGACTTCGATTCCGAGCCACAATGTGGCCGAGATCATCGATGCCACCTTGCTCCTGATCGATAACCCCCATGCCGAACACGACCAGCTCATGGAAGTGTTCCATGGCCCGGATTTCGCCACCGGCGGCCTTGTGGTCGATAGTCCCGCAGCGATTTCCCATGCCTATGAAACCGGCAAGGGTGCCTTCCGGATGCGCGGTCGCTTCTCGACCGGCAAGGACGAGGACGACAACTGGGAAGACACGGGAATAGAGAAGCTGGGCAGCGGGCAGTGGCAGCTCGTCATCAGCGAAATTCCCTATATGCTCGCCAAGGGGAAGCTGATCGAGCAGGTCGCGCAGCTCATCGCCGACAAGAAACTGCCGATCCTCGAGGATATCCGCGACGAGAGCGACGAGCAGATCCGCATCGTCTTCGTGCCCAAGAGCCGCAACGTCGATCCCGAGCTGCTGAAGGAGAGCCTCTACAGGCTCACCGACCTCGAATCGAAGTTCAGTCTCAATCTCAACGTGCTGGATTCACACCGGACTCCGGGCGTCATGGGGCTCAAACTGCTGTTGCAGGAGTGGGTCTACAGCCAGATCGACATCCTGCTGCGGCGCACCCGCCACCGCCTCGACAAGATCGCCTCGCGGCTTGAGCTCGTCGAGGGTTACATCATCGCCTATCTCAACCTCGACCGGATCATCGAGATCATCCGGACCGAGGACGAGCCCAAGCCGTTGATGATGGCCGAGTTCAACCTCACCGACCGGCAGGCCGAGGCGATCCTCAACATGCGCCTGCGCTCCTTGCGCAAGCTTGAGGAAATGGAGCTGCGGCAGGAACGCGATGACCTGCTCAAGGAGCAGGAAGATCTGCAGAAGCTGCTCGACAGTCCGGCGCGCCAGCGCACCCGGCTCAAGCGGGACCTGACGACGCTGCGCAAGGACTACGCCGAGACCACGGTGCTCGGTCGCCGCCGCACCACCATCGCGCAGGCGAGGCCCACGGTCGAATTCTCGATGGACGCGATGATCGAGAAGGAGCCGGTGACCGTGATCCTTTCGCAGCGCGGCTGGATCCGTGCGGCGAAAGGCCACGTCGCGCTGGATGGCGACTTCAAGTTCAAGGAAGGCGACGGCCCCGCTTTCGCCTTTCATGCGCAGACGACCGACAAGATCCTCATCGGGGTCGACAACGGCCGCTTCTATACGCTCGGAGCGGACAAGCTGCCCGGCGCACGCGGTTTCGGTGAACCGATCCGCACGATGGTGGACATCGATGCCGATGCCCACATCATCGCTGCCTTCACGCATCGCCCCAAGGCGCAGCTGCTGCTGGCCTCGACCATCGGTCGCGGATTTGCGGCAGAATCCGACGAGATCCTGGCCGAGACGCGCAAGGGACGTGCAGTGATGACGACCAAGCCGGGGGTGAAGCTGGCGGTCGTGCGCGAGATCCCGCCAGAGCACGACCACGTCGCGGTCGTCGGCGAGAACCGCAAGCTGGTGATCTTCAGTCTCGAGGAACTGCCGGTCCTGGCCAAGGGACAGGGCGTGACGCTGCAGCGCTACCGCGACGGCGGCATGTCCGACGTGACGACGCTCAGGCTCGAGGACGGCCTGTCCTGGACGATGGGCGGCGATACGGGGCGCACGCGCACGGAAAAGGAAATGGTGATGTGGAAGGTCGCGCGCGGTGCGGCCGGACGCCTGCCGCCCAACGGCTTCCCGCGCGACAACAAGTTCCAGTAA
- a CDS encoding DUF885 family protein, translating to MSRRSALHLLAAGTATLALPGCARSIASTPPPPAAARSASQPGTAQAPALLDRIAWRLLEHAPEAATSLGVDEGEHAALRYRLEDRSPAGKARLAQTLREDLARVKEVDTADLDPSTQTSLAVVRSAYGTALDGLALPYGDVAVGGWRNTPYVVIQNVGAYLDTPRFLDADHTIRTQTDAEAYVARLGQMDEQLDGELDRMKSAAAQGLVPPDFLLDRAIAQMTGTIADARDNGGGLVHSLVNRTTSIPGNWEARAREIVAKQTLPALERQLAELKRQRTMAKGDPGMRERPGGEAFYAWALRASTTTHVPPAEVHERGLEELAALHARMDPILKSLGYGDGSVGARMAALGKDKRFMFPDGEPGRAEILAFIRKRIDWIRAQMPRAFREVVPGNVEVRRLPLAEEPGAPTAYGGAGSIDGSVPGKMWINLRTTDLHRKYDLPTLVHHEAIPGHVWQGEYANRLPLIRSILAFNAYSEGWALYGEQLADELGAYDDDPVGRLGYLQSIAFRACRMVVDTGLHTKGWTREQAVQFFMEKNGNKREEVVNEVDRYCSWPGQACGYKMGHSEINRQRERALAALGDAYDLRDFDQAVVDGGNVPLDVLADNIDHYMAKAKPA from the coding sequence ATGTCGCGCCGCTCGGCGCTGCACTTGCTCGCCGCAGGGACGGCCACGCTGGCCCTTCCCGGCTGTGCCCGCTCGATAGCCTCGACGCCGCCTCCCCCTGCCGCTGCAAGATCCGCAAGCCAGCCCGGAACTGCGCAGGCCCCGGCACTGCTCGACAGGATCGCCTGGCGCCTCCTCGAACATGCGCCGGAAGCCGCAACCAGCCTGGGCGTCGATGAAGGCGAACATGCTGCACTGCGCTATCGCCTTGAAGACCGCTCCCCGGCGGGCAAGGCCAGACTCGCCCAGACCCTTCGCGAAGACCTAGCCCGCGTCAAAGAAGTCGACACCGCCGATCTGGATCCCTCCACCCAGACCAGCCTTGCCGTCGTCAGAAGCGCCTACGGAACCGCACTCGACGGCCTCGCGCTGCCCTATGGTGACGTCGCCGTCGGCGGTTGGCGCAATACGCCATATGTCGTGATCCAGAACGTGGGCGCCTATCTCGACACGCCGCGCTTCCTCGATGCCGACCACACGATCAGGACCCAGACCGATGCGGAAGCCTACGTTGCGCGGCTGGGCCAGATGGACGAGCAACTCGACGGCGAACTCGACCGGATGAAGAGCGCGGCGGCGCAAGGACTGGTCCCGCCCGATTTCCTGCTCGATCGCGCCATCGCGCAGATGACCGGCACGATCGCCGACGCGCGCGACAACGGCGGCGGCCTGGTGCATTCGCTGGTCAACCGCACCACCTCGATCCCGGGCAACTGGGAAGCGCGCGCAAGGGAAATCGTCGCGAAGCAAACCCTTCCCGCACTCGAACGCCAGCTGGCCGAACTCAAGCGACAGCGCACCATGGCCAAGGGCGATCCGGGCATGCGCGAGCGACCGGGCGGCGAAGCGTTCTATGCATGGGCACTGCGCGCCAGCACCACCACGCACGTACCGCCCGCCGAAGTGCATGAACGCGGGCTTGAGGAACTGGCTGCGTTGCATGCGCGCATGGACCCGATCCTCAAGTCCCTCGGATACGGCGATGGTTCGGTCGGCGCGCGCATGGCGGCGCTGGGCAAGGACAAGCGCTTCATGTTCCCCGACGGCGAGCCCGGCCGCGCCGAGATCCTTGCCTTCATCCGCAAGCGGATCGACTGGATCCGTGCACAGATGCCGCGCGCCTTTCGCGAGGTCGTTCCGGGCAATGTCGAAGTCCGCCGCCTGCCGCTCGCCGAGGAACCGGGCGCGCCGACCGCATACGGCGGCGCGGGTTCGATCGACGGGTCGGTCCCCGGCAAGATGTGGATCAACTTGCGCACCACCGATCTTCACCGCAAATACGACCTGCCCACGCTCGTCCACCACGAAGCGATCCCGGGCCATGTCTGGCAGGGCGAATACGCCAACCGCCTGCCGTTGATCCGCTCGATCCTCGCGTTCAATGCCTATTCGGAAGGCTGGGCGCTCTATGGCGAGCAACTGGCCGACGAACTGGGCGCCTATGACGACGATCCGGTCGGCCGCCTCGGCTACCTGCAGTCCATCGCCTTTCGCGCGTGCCGCATGGTCGTGGATACGGGGTTGCACACCAAGGGCTGGACGCGAGAGCAGGCCGTGCAATTCTTCATGGAGAAGAACGGCAACAAGCGCGAGGAAGTAGTCAACGAAGTCGACCGCTACTGCTCATGGCCGGGTCAGGCATGCGGGTACAAGATGGGCCACAGCGAGATCAACCGGCAGCGCGAACGCGCCCTTGCCGCGCTTGGCGATGCCTATGATCTGCGCGATTTCGACCAGGCCGTCGTCGATGGCGGCAATGTCCCGCTCGACGTGCTCGCGGACAATATCGACCATTACATGGCGAAGGCGAAACCGGCCTGA
- a CDS encoding cysteine desulfurase family protein: MPTKPLYLDHAATTPLLPAARDAWLEGAGIWANPSSPHRQGRAARSALEDARAKIAEMLGWTGEVVFTSGASEAIALAIVRSKKPLCAVSPVEHEAVLRHAGAARRLPVDASGRVDLDSLGGDGLVAIQQVNSETGVIQPLDEVASRVRESGGVLLADCAQGAGKLPLPGADLIALAAHKFGGPIGIGALLVRDWAMLEPVGGQERGYRAGTENLPGVLAMVAALEAGSDWVGEALRLRNRLEAGIVDAGGEAIAADATRSPTIGGYRMPGKSSAAQLIRFDAMGIAVSAGSACSSGSLRTSHVLSAMGLDDKAASEVIRVSIGRETCEADIDRFLAAWREIAGKRAAA, translated from the coding sequence ATGCCTACAAAACCTCTCTATCTTGACCATGCGGCAACCACGCCGCTCCTGCCTGCCGCGCGCGATGCCTGGCTGGAAGGAGCGGGGATCTGGGCCAACCCTTCCAGCCCGCACAGGCAGGGCCGCGCTGCGCGTTCCGCGCTTGAGGACGCCCGCGCGAAAATCGCAGAGATGCTGGGGTGGACGGGGGAAGTCGTCTTCACATCGGGCGCCAGTGAGGCCATCGCCCTGGCAATCGTGCGCAGCAAGAAGCCGCTTTGCGCAGTCTCTCCCGTCGAGCACGAAGCGGTGCTGCGTCATGCCGGCGCCGCGCGCCGTCTGCCGGTTGACGCATCGGGCCGAGTCGATCTGGATTCGCTGGGCGGCGATGGTCTCGTCGCTATCCAGCAGGTGAACAGTGAAACCGGGGTCATCCAGCCGCTCGACGAGGTCGCTTCGAGGGTTCGTGAGAGCGGGGGCGTCCTTCTTGCCGACTGCGCGCAGGGGGCCGGAAAGTTGCCGCTTCCCGGAGCTGATCTGATTGCGCTCGCGGCGCACAAGTTCGGCGGGCCGATCGGGATTGGGGCGCTGCTGGTGCGCGACTGGGCGATGCTCGAGCCGGTCGGGGGGCAGGAGCGCGGCTATCGCGCCGGGACGGAGAACCTGCCGGGCGTGCTGGCGATGGTCGCGGCTTTGGAAGCCGGTAGCGACTGGGTAGGCGAAGCGCTTCGACTCCGTAACAGGCTGGAAGCGGGGATTGTCGACGCGGGAGGAGAGGCGATCGCGGCCGATGCGACGCGCAGCCCGACGATCGGGGGATATCGCATGCCCGGCAAATCATCGGCCGCGCAGCTCATCCGTTTTGACGCGATGGGAATAGCGGTCTCGGCCGGGAGCGCCTGTTCATCTGGCTCGCTGCGTACCAGCCATGTGCTATCCGCCATGGGGCTGGACGACAAGGCAGCCTCGGAAGTCATCCGCGTGAGCATCGGACGCGAAACGTGTGAAGCGGACATCGACCGGTTCCTGGCGGCATGGCGTGAAATCGCCGGTAAGCGGGCTGCAGCATGA
- a CDS encoding TIGR02281 family clan AA aspartic protease, with product MELSAYISDLTDYLATQPLLALAMLAIFIGVAGGMLRRSAPRLGGLLRGVSHLGLVAALLLTIAQVTRFTTDTDFALPQFGMPRQSVEGNETRVPISDDGHFWVTAEVNGVPHDFLVDTGATITAISPQTAGLSGVDPKPIRQAITMRTANGVVRAEVGTIREFRFGNIVARDLDTVVAPGLGDANVIGMNFLSRLASWRVEGRTLILVPNHPQPAAGP from the coding sequence ATGGAATTGTCCGCCTACATTTCCGATCTGACGGATTACCTTGCCACCCAACCGTTGCTGGCGCTGGCAATGCTGGCGATCTTCATCGGGGTCGCGGGCGGCATGCTGCGCCGGTCCGCCCCCAGGCTGGGCGGGCTGCTGCGCGGTGTCAGCCATCTTGGCCTCGTGGCGGCCCTGCTGCTCACCATCGCGCAAGTCACTCGCTTCACCACCGATACCGACTTCGCCCTGCCCCAGTTCGGCATGCCCCGCCAATCCGTCGAGGGGAACGAGACGCGCGTGCCGATCAGCGACGATGGGCACTTCTGGGTTACGGCCGAAGTGAACGGCGTGCCGCATGATTTCCTTGTCGATACCGGCGCGACGATCACCGCGATCTCGCCGCAGACTGCCGGACTGTCGGGCGTGGATCCCAAACCGATCCGTCAGGCCATCACCATGCGCACGGCCAATGGCGTGGTTCGCGCAGAGGTCGGCACGATCCGCGAGTTCCGCTTCGGCAACATCGTCGCGCGCGATCTCGATACCGTCGTCGCGCCGGGTCTGGGCGATGCCAACGTGATCGGAATGAACTTCCTCTCGCGCCTCGCCAGCTGGCGGGTCGAGGGCCGGACCTTGATCCTCGTCCCGAACCACCCGCAACCGGCGGCGGGACCCTGA
- a CDS encoding 2Fe-2S iron-sulfur cluster-binding protein yields MLSVQFVTADGNKLTVQAEAGARLLEVAQAAGMPLEGTCEGQMACSTCHVIVAPEWFERLKPASNDEEDMLDLAAGVTRTSRLSCQIELTEALDGIELRIPGVSHDMQIG; encoded by the coding sequence TTGCTGAGCGTTCAATTTGTAACAGCCGACGGAAACAAGCTTACGGTCCAGGCCGAAGCGGGGGCACGCCTTCTCGAGGTGGCGCAGGCAGCGGGGATGCCGCTCGAAGGAACCTGCGAAGGGCAGATGGCCTGTTCCACCTGCCACGTCATCGTGGCACCCGAGTGGTTCGAGAGACTGAAACCTGCCTCGAATGATGAAGAGGACATGCTCGACCTTGCCGCCGGCGTGACGCGGACCAGCCGCCTGTCATGCCAGATCGAACTGACCGAGGCGCTCGACGGCATCGAGTTGCGCATTCCCGGCGTTTCGCACGACATGCAGATCGGCTGA
- a CDS encoding cysteine desulfurase family protein — MIYLDYQATTPLAPEAREAMMPWLGGPGSIGFANPHSPHRPGRAAAAAVEVAREQVAALLPAGGRVVFTSGATEALNLALAGIGRRHLAVSAIEHAAVLDTAGALDPATTILPVDREGVIDPAVSLGEGTGLVAVMQVNNEIGTIQPVEQLAEAAHAAGALFLCDAVQGAGKIAPPANADLIAISAHKLYGPKGIGALWVRDGLELAPLIHGGGQEQGLRSGTLSPALCAGFGAAAALSMGRMEEDASHVALLWERARAILGRWTLNGSTELRWLGNLNLRLAGLDVTRLMSELRQVAFSAGSACASGSGRTSHVLKAIGLVDKDAKASIRLGFGRYTEVRELEDACAQIDAAAAAQGV, encoded by the coding sequence ATGATCTATCTCGACTATCAAGCGACGACGCCGCTCGCTCCCGAGGCCCGCGAGGCGATGATGCCCTGGCTTGGCGGGCCGGGGAGCATCGGATTCGCCAATCCGCACAGCCCGCACCGTCCGGGCCGCGCCGCGGCTGCGGCTGTGGAAGTGGCGCGCGAGCAGGTGGCTGCGCTTCTCCCGGCCGGTGGGCGCGTGGTCTTCACCTCGGGCGCGACCGAGGCGCTCAACCTCGCGCTTGCCGGTATCGGACGCCGGCATCTCGCCGTGTCGGCCATCGAGCATGCCGCGGTGCTCGATACGGCCGGTGCACTCGATCCGGCCACGACGATCCTTCCTGTCGACCGCGAGGGAGTGATCGATCCCGCGGTGTCGCTCGGTGAGGGAACCGGTCTTGTTGCTGTGATGCAGGTCAACAACGAGATCGGCACGATCCAGCCAGTCGAGCAGCTTGCCGAGGCTGCCCATGCCGCCGGGGCGCTGTTTCTGTGCGATGCTGTGCAAGGTGCGGGCAAGATCGCTCCGCCTGCCAACGCGGATCTCATCGCGATCTCCGCGCACAAGCTCTACGGCCCCAAGGGCATCGGCGCATTGTGGGTGCGCGACGGGCTGGAACTTGCCCCTTTGATCCATGGCGGCGGGCAGGAGCAGGGATTGCGATCCGGCACGCTCAGTCCGGCCCTGTGTGCCGGTTTCGGGGCGGCGGCGGCCCTGTCGATGGGCCGCATGGAGGAAGACGCGTCTCACGTAGCGCTCCTGTGGGAACGCGCGCGTGCGATCCTGGGCCGCTGGACGCTCAACGGTTCGACCGAACTGCGCTGGCTGGGTAACCTCAACCTGCGCCTGGCCGGGCTCGACGTTACCCGACTAATGTCCGAGTTGCGCCAGGTCGCTTTTTCGGCAGGATCGGCCTGTGCCAGCGGCTCCGGGCGGACCAGTCACGTGCTGAAAGCGATAGGACTTGTCGACAAGGATGCCAAAGCCTCTATCCGTCTCGGATTCGGGAGATATACTGAGGTCAGGGAATTGGAGGATGCCTGCGCACAAATAGATGCCGCAGCGGCGGCGCAGGGAGTCTGA
- a CDS encoding CCA tRNA nucleotidyltransferase, with protein MTDRLAAEWMRRADIAQLVEVLGRDNARFVGGAVRDELLDLPVKDIDMATTLLPQDVIARLDDAGIRNVPTGIEHGTVTAVLPGGPVEITTLRHDVSTDGRRATVAFASEWRDDAARRDFTINALYADPESGEIFDFFGGLHDLRQRTVRFIGDARQRIREDHLRILRYFRFQARFGSQPADRQAEEACAELAATLKGLSRERIGMETMNLLGLADPSPTLRRMAELGVLAVILPEADPEALTALVTAERSQGIAPDALRRLAALLPAQVSLAEQVASRFRLSGAQKKRLATAAARTDEPVEPRALAYRLGIEGALDRLLIAGADASSLDHWVIPQFPLKGGEIVGKGVGAGPEVARILRSVEDRWIAEGFPDKARVDALLDAELAGRAA; from the coding sequence ATGACTGACCGTCTCGCCGCCGAATGGATGCGGCGTGCCGATATCGCGCAACTGGTCGAGGTACTTGGCCGCGACAATGCCCGCTTCGTCGGCGGCGCGGTGCGTGACGAATTGCTGGACCTGCCGGTCAAGGACATCGACATGGCAACGACGCTCCTGCCTCAGGACGTCATCGCCCGACTCGACGATGCAGGCATCCGCAACGTGCCCACCGGCATCGAGCATGGTACCGTAACGGCAGTCCTGCCCGGCGGTCCGGTCGAGATCACGACCTTGCGCCATGACGTCAGCACCGATGGGCGGCGCGCCACCGTGGCTTTCGCCAGCGAATGGCGCGACGACGCGGCACGGCGCGACTTCACCATTAACGCGCTTTACGCCGATCCCGAAAGCGGCGAGATCTTCGACTTCTTCGGTGGTCTTCACGACCTCAGGCAGCGCACCGTCCGCTTCATCGGCGATGCCCGCCAGCGCATCCGCGAGGATCACTTGCGCATCCTGCGCTACTTCCGTTTCCAGGCCAGGTTCGGGTCGCAACCTGCTGATCGGCAAGCGGAAGAAGCTTGCGCCGAGCTGGCAGCTACACTCAAGGGCCTCTCGCGCGAGCGGATCGGCATGGAGACAATGAACCTGCTCGGCCTGGCCGACCCCTCACCGACCCTGCGCCGCATGGCCGAACTGGGCGTCCTTGCCGTCATCTTGCCCGAGGCCGATCCCGAGGCCCTCACGGCGCTTGTCACTGCCGAGAGGAGCCAGGGCATCGCTCCCGATGCGCTAAGGCGGCTGGCGGCCCTGCTTCCGGCACAAGTCTCGCTGGCAGAACAGGTGGCATCGCGCTTTCGCCTCTCGGGCGCCCAGAAGAAGCGTCTTGCCACAGCCGCCGCACGCACGGACGAGCCTGTCGAGCCGCGCGCCCTTGCCTATCGCCTCGGCATCGAAGGGGCGCTCGATCGTCTCCTGATCGCCGGCGCCGATGCGTCATCGCTGGATCACTGGGTTATCCCGCAGTTCCCGCTAAAGGGCGGCGAAATCGTCGGCAAGGGTGTCGGCGCCGGGCCCGAGGTGGCGCGCATCCTGCGCAGCGTGGAGGACCGCTGGATCGCGGAGGGCTTCCCCGACAAGGCCCGGGTCGATGCCCTGCTCGATGCGGAACTTGCCGGCCGCGCCGCCTGA
- a CDS encoding alpha/beta hydrolase codes for MPAVIFPGPEGRLEGRFQPAPRPRAPVAMILHPHPQAGGTMNDRITQHLYKTFVARGFATLRFNFRGVGRSQGSFDNGIGELSDAAAALDWVQSIHPEASTTWIAGTSFGALIGMQLLMRRPEIRGFISVAPPANMYDFSFLAPCPASGIIIQGTADTVVTPNAVQKLVDKLRTQKHITIHHDEIPRANHFFENEMGDLMRAVDNYLDMRLAPDCPIK; via the coding sequence ATGCCCGCAGTCATCTTCCCCGGTCCCGAAGGTCGCCTCGAAGGCCGGTTCCAGCCCGCGCCGCGCCCGCGTGCGCCGGTCGCGATGATCCTTCACCCGCACCCGCAGGCGGGCGGCACGATGAACGACCGCATCACGCAGCACCTGTACAAGACTTTCGTGGCTCGCGGATTCGCGACCCTGCGCTTCAACTTCCGCGGCGTGGGACGCAGCCAGGGCAGCTTCGACAACGGCATCGGCGAACTTTCCGACGCGGCCGCCGCGCTCGACTGGGTACAGTCGATCCACCCCGAAGCCTCGACCACCTGGATCGCGGGCACCAGCTTCGGCGCGCTGATCGGTATGCAGCTGCTGATGCGCCGTCCCGAGATTCGCGGCTTCATCTCGGTCGCCCCGCCGGCGAACATGTACGACTTCAGCTTCCTCGCGCCTTGCCCGGCCTCGGGCATCATCATCCAGGGCACCGCAGACACCGTGGTCACCCCGAATGCGGTGCAGAAGCTGGTCGACAAGCTGCGCACCCAGAAGCACATCACCATCCACCACGACGAGATTCCGCGCGCCAATCACTTCTTCGAGAACGAGATGGGCGACCTGATGCGTGCCGTCGACAACTACCTCGACATGCGCCTCGCGCCGGACTGCCCGATCAAGTAA